The following are encoded in a window of Telmatobacter sp. DSM 110680 genomic DNA:
- a CDS encoding branched-chain amino acid transaminase, translating into MKATADPNLIVYFDGKYMPLRDAQVNILTHALHYGTGVFEGIRAHWVPTDDDLFILRAHEHYERWKKNCGILRIQVPATVPELCAITVELMRRNAFHTNVYVRPLAYKSAERVGVSTDDQDAFAIVALPFGEYLHSDKGLHAGVSSWRRIEDNAIPARAKICGAYVNSALASDDARLAGFDEAIFLNENGHVAEGATCNIFMVRDGKLITPSVTENALEGITRNCIMELAFREMGLRVIERPIDRSELYVCDELFFTGTAVGVAPIVRVDHREVKTGTIGAVTHSIQKLYFDATRGHLQAYWNWLTPVYQSRMKHEQELVSIVD; encoded by the coding sequence ATGAAAGCCACTGCCGATCCAAATCTGATCGTGTACTTCGATGGCAAATATATGCCTCTGCGCGATGCGCAGGTCAACATCCTTACGCACGCACTGCACTACGGCACCGGGGTCTTTGAAGGTATTCGCGCGCACTGGGTTCCCACTGACGACGATCTGTTTATCCTGCGCGCCCACGAGCATTACGAGCGCTGGAAAAAGAACTGCGGCATTCTGCGCATTCAGGTTCCAGCTACGGTGCCGGAACTCTGCGCGATTACGGTCGAGCTGATGCGCCGCAATGCGTTCCACACCAATGTTTATGTTCGACCCCTGGCTTACAAGTCCGCCGAACGCGTGGGTGTCAGCACCGATGACCAGGATGCCTTTGCAATCGTTGCACTTCCCTTTGGCGAATATTTGCATAGCGACAAAGGCCTGCACGCCGGAGTAAGCTCCTGGCGTCGGATCGAGGACAATGCGATTCCGGCGCGCGCCAAGATCTGCGGCGCCTATGTGAACAGCGCGTTGGCCAGTGACGATGCACGCCTGGCCGGTTTCGACGAAGCCATCTTTCTAAACGAAAATGGACACGTCGCTGAAGGCGCCACCTGCAACATCTTCATGGTGCGCGACGGAAAGCTCATTACGCCCTCTGTGACCGAGAACGCTCTCGAGGGCATCACGCGAAACTGCATCATGGAACTGGCGTTTCGCGAAATGGGACTGCGGGTCATTGAAAGACCGATCGACCGCAGCGAACTTTACGTATGTGACGAACTGTTCTTCACGGGAACGGCCGTCGGCGTCGCACCCATTGTGCGCGTTGACCACCGCGAAGTGAAGACCGGAACAATCGGAGCGGTTACGCACTCAATACAAAAGCTGTATTTCGATGCGACCCGCGGACACCTGCAGGCTTACTGGAACTGGCTCACGCCGGTCTATCAGTCGCGGATGAAACACGAGCAGGAACTGGTTTCCATTGTTGATTAA
- a CDS encoding 2-oxoacid:acceptor oxidoreductase family protein, with translation MSSAMESDYEVVHSKAKVFYETYARKEELQHQTHYCPGCGHGIVHKMLAKAIDELGIQNQTVLISPVGCSVFAYNYFDVGNIQAAHGRAPAVATAAKRSHPHSIVISYQGDGDLSAIGAAEILHAANRGENITVLFVNNAIYSMTGGQAAPTTLLGQKSTTTPFGRNAANEGYPLRMSELLATLDAPVYIERVGLGDNKQIAQAGRAVKRAVENQVRGLGFSMIEVLSPCPTIWKMSAVEAQHWVRDVMEKTYPLGVVCDRTKDREPRVATNHAPSLEEIPAILGIEHEDLPHIPITSNEASHVDLHVRVAGFGGQGVLLLGEVLAEAGLDAGLEVSWLPSYGPEMRSGTSNCHVRVSNEPIDSPLVTVPNFLIAMNEPSLRKFDLSVQTGGWVIYNGDVFPDDCEREDVNVLALNFTQAANELGDPRAANMVMLGALLEISGALPQPSIDEALHRLVKSERWYQLDERALARGRELYRETHKHPIDQDLFPGTPKEVAV, from the coding sequence ATGTCTAGTGCCATGGAATCCGATTACGAAGTAGTGCATTCGAAGGCGAAAGTCTTCTACGAAACCTACGCGCGCAAAGAAGAGTTGCAACACCAGACGCACTATTGCCCCGGTTGCGGACACGGCATTGTGCACAAGATGCTAGCCAAAGCAATAGATGAACTCGGCATACAGAATCAAACCGTGCTGATCAGCCCGGTTGGTTGTTCCGTATTCGCATACAACTACTTCGATGTCGGCAATATCCAGGCGGCGCATGGACGTGCGCCTGCGGTTGCTACGGCGGCAAAGCGCAGCCACCCGCACAGTATCGTCATCAGTTACCAAGGCGACGGAGATCTTTCGGCGATAGGCGCTGCGGAGATTCTGCACGCGGCCAATCGCGGCGAAAACATCACTGTCCTATTTGTTAACAACGCCATCTACAGCATGACGGGTGGACAGGCTGCGCCGACAACTCTACTTGGCCAGAAGAGCACGACCACGCCTTTTGGTCGCAACGCCGCTAACGAAGGCTACCCGCTCCGCATGAGCGAACTCCTGGCGACGCTCGATGCTCCTGTCTACATCGAGCGCGTGGGCCTCGGCGACAACAAGCAGATCGCGCAGGCCGGACGCGCCGTGAAGCGCGCCGTCGAGAACCAGGTGCGCGGACTCGGATTCTCGATGATTGAAGTTCTTTCGCCTTGCCCCACGATCTGGAAGATGTCTGCCGTCGAGGCGCAGCATTGGGTCCGTGACGTCATGGAAAAGACGTATCCTCTTGGAGTTGTCTGCGATCGGACCAAGGATCGCGAGCCGCGCGTTGCAACGAATCACGCGCCAAGTCTCGAAGAGATCCCCGCCATCCTTGGAATCGAGCACGAGGATCTGCCGCACATTCCAATAACGAGTAATGAAGCGAGTCATGTAGATCTTCACGTTCGCGTTGCAGGGTTTGGTGGGCAAGGCGTCCTCCTGCTCGGCGAAGTGCTGGCCGAGGCTGGACTCGATGCTGGACTCGAAGTCTCGTGGTTGCCATCGTACGGACCGGAGATGCGCTCGGGAACTTCAAACTGCCACGTGCGCGTTTCAAACGAACCCATCGATTCTCCTCTGGTCACGGTGCCCAATTTCCTGATCGCCATGAACGAGCCATCGCTGCGCAAGTTTGACTTGAGTGTGCAGACAGGCGGATGGGTGATCTACAACGGCGACGTTTTTCCGGATGATTGCGAACGCGAAGATGTGAACGTTCTGGCTCTGAACTTCACGCAAGCTGCCAATGAACTGGGTGATCCCCGCGCGGCAAACATGGTGATGCTTGGCGCGCTGCTTGAGATTTCAGGTGCGCTGCCTCAGCCCAGTATCGATGAGGCACTCCATCGCCTGGTCAAATCCGAGCGCTGGTATCAGCTTGATGAACGGGCCCTGGCGCGAGGGCGCGAACTGTATCGCGAAACGCACAAACACCCCATCGACCAAGACCTGTTCCCGGGGACCCCGAAAGAGGTTGCGGTATGA
- a CDS encoding 3-methyl-2-oxobutanoate dehydrogenase subunit VorB, whose product MRKQLMKGNEAIVRSAILAGCRGFYGYPITPASEITEAAALYMPQVGGVFLQAESEVAAINMLYGASSAGVRCMTASSGPGISLMQEGISYMAGAELPCVIADITRGGPGLGNIASEQGDYHQVVKGGGNGNYRTIVLAPYSAQEMADLTALAFELADRYRNPVVILADGFVGQMMEPVEFAEKAIAPQLPDWAVAGTSESRANMITSLHMGADDLESHMHALEAKYRQAELRETRAEHWFTDDADFVLVGYGIVGRILKAVTAEARAMGIKVGLLRPITLYPFPTADFQRLAKRAHSFVVVEMSNGQMVEDVRLALNGARPVEFLSRVGGNVPSHEDILKFVLAVAEKEQMAHV is encoded by the coding sequence ATGCGCAAGCAATTGATGAAGGGCAATGAAGCGATTGTGCGAAGCGCGATACTCGCCGGTTGCCGCGGTTTCTATGGTTATCCAATTACTCCCGCCAGCGAAATTACGGAGGCTGCCGCGCTCTACATGCCGCAGGTGGGCGGCGTATTTCTACAAGCGGAGAGCGAAGTAGCGGCCATCAATATGCTCTACGGCGCATCTTCGGCAGGCGTTCGCTGCATGACGGCATCGAGCGGTCCTGGCATCAGCCTGATGCAGGAAGGCATCAGCTACATGGCTGGCGCGGAACTGCCTTGCGTCATCGCCGATATCACGCGCGGTGGCCCGGGGCTTGGCAACATCGCTTCAGAGCAGGGCGACTATCACCAGGTGGTGAAGGGCGGCGGCAACGGAAACTATCGCACCATCGTGCTCGCGCCTTACTCCGCACAGGAGATGGCCGACCTTACCGCACTCGCGTTCGAACTTGCCGACCGCTATCGCAATCCGGTGGTAATTCTTGCAGACGGTTTTGTAGGCCAGATGATGGAGCCCGTTGAGTTCGCGGAAAAAGCGATAGCCCCGCAACTGCCTGACTGGGCCGTGGCCGGAACTTCTGAGTCACGCGCCAACATGATCACGTCTCTGCATATGGGCGCCGACGACCTTGAGTCGCACATGCACGCACTTGAAGCGAAATATCGCCAGGCCGAACTGCGCGAGACGAGAGCCGAACACTGGTTCACCGACGACGCTGACTTTGTCCTTGTTGGTTACGGCATTGTGGGACGCATCTTGAAGGCCGTAACCGCGGAAGCTCGGGCGATGGGCATTAAGGTCGGATTACTGCGGCCCATCACTCTCTACCCATTCCCTACTGCGGATTTCCAGCGGTTGGCCAAGCGAGCGCATTCCTTCGTTGTCGTGGAGATGAGCAACGGGCAGATGGTCGAAGACGTTCGGCTCGCGTTGAACGGCGCACGCCCCGTGGAATTCCTAAGTCGCGTCGGCGGTAATGTGCCGTCGCACGAAGACATTCTCAAGTTTGTTTTGGCTGTCGCCGAGAAGGAGCAGATGGCCCATGTCTAG
- a CDS encoding ferredoxin family protein, translating to MTSPEKTGTGKRDRGLLRVDGNECKGCGLCIEACPPKAIHLSEQLNHYGYRTATYNGSGCTGCGICFLACPEPGAITVLRLRHGVAVQQQEVLACASN from the coding sequence ATGACATCCCCAGAAAAGACCGGAACAGGCAAGCGAGATCGGGGCCTGCTGCGCGTAGACGGAAACGAATGCAAGGGATGCGGACTATGCATCGAGGCGTGCCCTCCCAAGGCAATCCATCTGAGCGAACAGCTCAATCATTACGGATATCGCACCGCGACTTATAACGGCTCCGGCTGCACGGGCTGCGGAATTTGCTTCCTGGCGTGCCCCGAACCCGGAGCGATTACCGTTCTGCGTCTGCGCCACGGTGTCGCCGTGCAGCAACAGGAGGTCCTGGCATGCGCAAGCAATTGA
- a CDS encoding acetyl-CoA hydrolase/transferase C-terminal domain-containing protein encodes MNWQEEYRGRRMSAAQALKFVRSGDRVWIQPSCGTPKPLIDALVARSAELFDVELVHMKTLGEATYTRPEYEGHFRHRGLFLGDNVREAVAAGRADYTPIFLSEIEGLFESGALPLDVVLMQVSPPDAHGFVSLSTTVDCTMTAARCAKTVIAEVNDRAPRTHGDTSIHVSQISAFVETSRQLLELPTEPFSEMQMKVGRNVATLIPDGATLQPGIGGISEAVLHCLQDKHDLGIHTEMCPDGVVDLMEAGIINGARKSLHRGKAVAAFVLGTQKLFDYIHENPSFEFRSISYTNDPFVVAQNDRMVAINSALQIDLTGQVCADSLGTKPYSGFGGQLDFIRGAARSRGGVPIIALLSTACRSAISRIVPVLEPGAGVVTSRADVHYVVTEHGVAYLHGKTLRERSEALIAIADPRFQQELQDFAVRAHYLKSQTAAYA; translated from the coding sequence GTGAACTGGCAGGAGGAATACCGGGGACGACGCATGAGCGCCGCACAGGCACTCAAATTTGTGCGCTCCGGTGATCGCGTCTGGATCCAGCCGAGTTGCGGCACACCAAAGCCACTGATCGATGCATTGGTAGCGCGATCGGCGGAGCTCTTCGATGTCGAACTCGTTCACATGAAGACTCTCGGCGAAGCTACGTATACAAGACCCGAATACGAAGGCCACTTTCGCCATCGCGGATTGTTCCTTGGCGACAACGTGCGCGAGGCCGTAGCTGCAGGCCGCGCCGATTACACACCAATATTCCTTAGCGAGATCGAAGGGTTGTTTGAAAGCGGAGCCTTGCCACTCGATGTAGTACTGATGCAGGTGTCTCCGCCGGATGCGCATGGATTCGTAAGCCTGAGCACGACTGTCGACTGCACGATGACTGCGGCTCGCTGCGCCAAAACGGTCATTGCCGAGGTGAATGATCGCGCGCCTCGGACTCATGGAGACACGTCAATTCACGTCAGCCAGATCTCCGCTTTTGTCGAGACCTCGCGGCAGCTCCTCGAATTGCCCACCGAGCCATTCAGCGAGATGCAGATGAAGGTGGGTCGCAACGTCGCCACGCTCATTCCCGACGGCGCAACACTTCAGCCCGGAATAGGCGGCATCTCCGAAGCGGTGCTGCATTGCCTCCAGGACAAACACGATCTCGGCATTCATACCGAAATGTGCCCGGACGGTGTAGTCGATCTGATGGAAGCAGGCATCATCAACGGAGCACGAAAGTCGCTGCATCGCGGCAAGGCAGTAGCGGCATTCGTTCTCGGTACCCAGAAGCTCTTTGACTACATCCACGAGAATCCCAGCTTTGAGTTCCGTTCCATCTCCTACACCAACGATCCATTCGTGGTCGCGCAGAACGATCGCATGGTCGCCATCAACTCCGCGTTGCAGATCGATCTGACTGGCCAGGTTTGCGCTGACTCACTCGGCACCAAGCCCTACAGCGGATTTGGCGGCCAACTTGATTTCATTCGCGGGGCGGCACGGTCGCGCGGGGGTGTTCCGATCATCGCTTTGCTGTCCACAGCGTGCCGCAGCGCGATATCCCGCATCGTTCCGGTTTTAGAACCCGGTGCGGGCGTGGTGACGTCACGTGCGGACGTGCACTACGTTGTGACCGAACATGGAGTCGCTTATCTGCACGGCAAAACCCTGCGGGAACGCTCCGAAGCGCTTATTGCGATTGCTGATCCCCGTTTCCAGCAGGAACTACAGGATTTCGCGGTGCGCGCGCATTACCTGAAGAGCCAGACAGCCGCGTACGCGTGA